The Nitrogeniibacter aestuarii genome has a window encoding:
- the fnr gene encoding fumarate/nitrate reduction transcriptional regulator Fnr yields the protein MQRGAIIKVTAADLKTACSQCNLQELCLPFGLENGEIEQLDELIGSRRKVKRHQHLYRAGDHFEAIYAVRSGSFKTNVLFEDGRDQVTGFQMSGEILGLDGISTENHTCDAQALEDSEVCIIPFDKLEELSREVESLQHQFHKVMSREIVRDHSVMMLLGSMRAEERLAAFLINLSQRFTARGFSAAEFHLRMTRDEIGSYLGLKLETVSRAFSRFQDQGLISVQQKHIKILDIDGLKALLNNQSSA from the coding sequence ATGCAACGCGGCGCCATCATCAAGGTCACGGCAGCGGACCTGAAAACCGCCTGTTCCCAGTGCAATCTGCAGGAGTTATGCCTGCCGTTTGGACTCGAGAACGGCGAGATCGAGCAGCTTGATGAACTCATCGGCAGCCGTCGAAAGGTGAAGCGTCACCAGCACCTCTACCGCGCCGGCGATCATTTCGAGGCCATTTACGCTGTGCGTTCCGGGTCTTTCAAGACCAACGTGCTCTTCGAGGACGGGCGGGATCAGGTCACCGGCTTCCAGATGTCCGGCGAGATTCTGGGTCTGGATGGCATCAGCACCGAGAACCATACCTGCGATGCGCAGGCGCTCGAAGACAGTGAAGTGTGCATCATTCCTTTCGACAAGCTCGAAGAGCTGTCACGGGAGGTCGAGTCACTTCAACACCAGTTTCACAAGGTGATGAGCCGCGAGATCGTGCGCGATCACAGCGTCATGATGCTGCTCGGGTCCATGCGTGCCGAGGAGCGCCTGGCAGCGTTCCTGATCAACCTGTCACAGCGCTTCACTGCACGCGGTTTCTCCGCAGCCGAATTCCACCTGCGCATGACGCGCGACGAAATCGGCTCCTACCTCGGTCTGAAGCTGGAGACCGTATCTCGGGCCTTCTCCCGTTTCCAGGATCAGGGGCTGATTTCGGTGCAGCAAAAACACATCAAGATCCTGGATATCGATGGCCTCAAGGCCCTGCTCAACAATCAGTCGAGTGCCTGA
- the hemN gene encoding oxygen-independent coproporphyrinogen III oxidase: protein MDNQKELVFDPNLIRKFDVNGPRYTSYPTADRFVEAFNADALTDWLGQRAGGGLSRPLSLYFHIPFCNTICYYCACNKIITKDHSRSAKYLKYLAKEVAMQAAALNGSREVIQLHLGGGTPTFLSHDEMRELMTIVRQHFTLLPDGEYSIEVDPRKVDYATVAMLAEAGFNRMSIGVQDFNIDVQRAVNRVQSFDETKLVLDAARETGFQSISMDLIYGLPKQNVISFNRTLQQVLELSPDRISLYSYAHLPGLFKPQRRIDAADMPSADTKLQILQLAIRRLTEAGYVYIGMDHFAKPDDELAIAQRQGRLHRNFQGYSTHAECDLLAFGVSAIGKMGPTYSQNVKTLDEYYDALDQDRLPVLRGIEATQDDLLRRSIIQALMCHFELSIPALEQAHMIDFKSYFAAELEDLRAMAKSGLVTVGDEWLTVEPAGRLLVRGIAMVFDKYLRADRERARYSKVI from the coding sequence ATGGACAACCAGAAAGAACTTGTATTCGACCCGAACCTGATCCGCAAATTCGACGTCAATGGCCCACGCTACACGTCGTACCCGACAGCGGACCGCTTCGTCGAAGCCTTCAATGCCGACGCGCTAACCGATTGGCTTGGACAGCGCGCGGGCGGGGGGTTGAGCCGACCCTTGTCATTGTACTTCCACATTCCGTTCTGCAACACCATTTGCTACTACTGTGCCTGCAACAAGATCATCACCAAGGACCACAGTCGTTCCGCCAAGTATCTGAAATACCTGGCGAAAGAAGTGGCCATGCAAGCGGCTGCCCTTAATGGAAGCCGGGAGGTGATCCAGCTCCATCTGGGCGGTGGTACGCCCACTTTCCTGTCGCATGACGAAATGCGCGAGCTCATGACCATCGTGCGACAGCATTTCACGCTGTTGCCCGACGGCGAATATTCGATCGAGGTGGACCCGCGCAAGGTCGACTACGCCACCGTGGCGATGCTCGCAGAAGCAGGTTTCAATCGTATGAGCATCGGCGTGCAGGATTTCAACATCGATGTTCAGCGAGCGGTCAATCGGGTACAGAGCTTCGACGAGACCAAGCTCGTGCTTGATGCCGCGCGCGAAACGGGTTTTCAGTCGATCAGCATGGACCTGATCTACGGCTTGCCCAAACAGAATGTGATCAGCTTCAATCGCACACTGCAGCAGGTGCTTGAACTGTCACCCGACCGCATTTCACTCTACAGCTACGCTCACCTGCCAGGGCTGTTCAAACCCCAGCGGCGCATCGACGCGGCCGACATGCCCAGTGCCGACACCAAGCTCCAGATCCTTCAACTGGCCATTCGCCGGCTGACCGAGGCGGGCTACGTCTACATCGGCATGGATCACTTCGCCAAGCCGGACGATGAACTGGCCATCGCCCAGCGCCAGGGCCGGTTGCATCGAAACTTTCAGGGCTACAGCACGCACGCCGAATGTGACCTGCTGGCCTTCGGTGTGTCGGCCATCGGCAAGATGGGCCCAACGTATTCACAGAACGTGAAAACGCTCGACGAGTATTACGACGCCCTCGATCAGGATCGCCTGCCTGTGCTGCGCGGTATCGAGGCGACCCAGGACGATCTGCTGCGCCGTTCGATCATTCAGGCGTTGATGTGCCACTTCGAGCTGTCGATTCCTGCGCTCGAACAGGCGCACATGATCGATTTCAAGAGTTACTTCGCGGCCGAACTCGAAGACCTCCGCGCCATGGCCAAATCGGGCCTGGTGACCGTGGGTGACGAGTGGCTCACCGTCGAGCCTGCCGGGCGCCTGCTGGTGCGTGGCATTGCCATGGTTTTCGACAAGTACCTGCGCGCCGATCGCGAACGGGCCCGCTACTCCAAGGTGATCTGA